The genomic interval AAGAGTTAAGAAGCTACTATTGACAACCATGAGAACCTCAAAAATGTAGGTATCCATGCAAGCCAGCCTGACCACCTGTGGGACATCACAATAGAAGTTGTCCAGAACATTAGGCCCACAGAATGAAAGGTGGGCAACCATTGCCATCTGAATGGTGGAATGAAGGAGTCCTCCTGCCCAACAGACCAGGAGAAGCTTGAGGCAGCGCTGCCAAGTCATGATGGCTGTGTACCACAGAGGATAACAGATGGCCACATAGCGGTCATAAGCCATGAGGGTGAGGAGAAGCATCTCTGCACCTCCAAAAGCATGGAGAAAAAAGAGCTGGGCCTGGCAGCTCCCATAGGAAATAGTGTGGCCACAGTTAAACAGATCTGTTGCCAGTTTAGGAGCTGCAACTGATCCTATGGTCAGGTCAGCAAGGCTCAGGTTGGAAAGGAATAAAAACATGGGAGAGTGCTGGAGCTGAGGCTGAGACAGAACAGTTGCCAGAATTAAGCAGTTTCCCAGAAGGATGATGATGTAGCAAGCCAAGACCAGAGCGGAAAGGTAGGCCTGGAGAGTGCAGGAGAAAGGGAAGCCCAATAAAATGAATTCTGAAATGGTGGTTCCATTCATGGTGAGACTTGATCCTAATGGGACAAATGAAGTAGATATTGGTAATGTTCCTCCAACCAATTTTCATTTTACTAACCACACAATCTTCCTGTCCTAAAAGTGTGAACAGAGTCCAGATTTCTTGAATCTATTTCTTCTTTTGTCAGCACTAGGTTCCAAAAGCACACTAATCCCATATTACTATAtatcaatacattttaaaaaaaaaccatgattcAATATAATATCTAGTACAATATGCACTTTAAACAAAAGCTGTTTTCAGAACAAGAGCTACAACTTATTAGTCAGTTAATGACATACATAAAGGATTTATGTAAATCAATGGTTTGTGCaatacaaacaaaataataataacgttTTGCGACATACAATGTCTTCTGTGGTGTTCCAGTTGAGTTCTTCTCCATACAATTGACAAGAAGATTAACAGAATGCCAAAGAAAGTCACCATCACCTGCTGTTGTTGCATCCAGATCCCTGTCTACTACTAGAGGTGATACATTGTCATCCTGACTAGAAATCATTTATGGCTCCATCTCTATGCATTTATCCAATTCACATTTATGTTCATCCAAGCCAAAATGACATCTTGTGGCAACAGCTTTCACAGCTTAACCATGTGCTGTGTGAAGAAATACATAGTGTAAGCTTAAACCCATTTAACCAGAAGGAAGGCCCAAATAACACCCTTGGGATTTCTTTCCACCCAGAAAGAGATAGGATTGTAcccataaaaacaaaagaaatggtTGTGGGAATCATCAGTGTCCATTAACATTACCATCAGTGCCACTATCTTAACAATTCAAAGAAAACTTAAATGTATCTTATATGCTGATTCACAAAGTAGCATAGGTTAAGCCTACCTACTACAAGGGTTATGATCTTTCAGAAGTGTCCTACTTGGATAGGAACATCCCATGAAATCCTAACAACCATGAACTTAACCATGAACCAACCATGAAAATTGAGAATATGATGCCAATGTGTCAATTCCTTCAGATTTCTTTCCTCCTTGTTCAGAAACAAATTGAGAGGAACCATGTGGGTTTCCCTGTATATAATCCTTCTGAATCAGATATTTTTTAAGCTTCTGCCCCCTAAAGTCTACGTTTTATTCCTTCATAATCTTGATAGAGGATGGAGACAACACCCTGGAGTTTATTACTTGGAGTTCAGTCCCAAATGGAGTAATTAACATCTAATGGGATTTTGAAGTCTTATTTTATACTATATAGCCCTTCAGAGACTCATTGAAACAAGAATTCCCTCCCTTATTTAATGGCTTTTAAGGTCACTGAAATTCAGCAGGATGCTGTGACATTAAATTTTGGCACTTAGGTAGCAACTTATGTGGCTCATGAGAAGTTCCCTGGGGAGGGGGTCTAGTCAGTACTCCAAAATAACAAAAGTTCTCCACCTTAGATCAGTGGCAAGGAACTCTGTTGCCTTTCAGCTGTAGTTGCTCTCTGACATTGGATGGggccattgaatcatagagtttgaagagacactagggccatccaatacaacccacttctgccatgcaggaatacacaagcaaagcactccctgcagatgaccatccagcctctgtttaaaaacgtccaaagaaggagacagggGTTCAACAGATGAGCAGCTCTGTGCCATCCGTCTTTGCCCCGCattgttgccacagcaaccaaaggGTGCGGCAATGATGTGCTCCCTCTTGGGATAAAAAGAAActgctgaaagcagcttcctggaaggggtgcaaTTGGCGCACTCACATGCCCCGATTGTGTCACTTCCGGCCAGCAcagtttgggcactgtgccatgCTTCGCCATCATGGCACCGCCTGTGAGCCATGATGGTGACATGCTGGTGGACTAGGGTTTCTGggcatgtaaatgctcagcctcatctagccctagttctcCAGCAGGATGGTGCAAATcgcccgtctgtactgcccctccGCCATTCTTTGAGGCAGctcatttcactgtcaaacagctcttaccccaAATAACAGAACAACAGAATAACACTGACAGAACACAAAAGCAATGACAATTACATGCAAAACAACCAACTGTATTTGTAAAATTATATTAAGGTGACATCTTCTcttccatgggcttgccatctgtggattagAGCATCCATGAATGGCCCCAGCCATTCTCCCCAATGGCAGTACATGCACTTGGCCACACTAATACTGTCACATGCCCATCATGCCACCAATGAGGTGAACAAACATGATGTCTCATAGAATTTGCTATCCGTttgggggtccagaatggaatgTTCTGCAACAAGTATTTGTGTGTTCCCATTTCTGATGACCTCAAGGCAACAGTTTGGGGTGTCATAAGAGTGAATTGTTTGTCGTTTAATGTATTACTAAATACCAGAGAGAGGTATTTGTGGGATTTCATGTTTTAGGTGCCACAATAATCCAGTCATCCTTGGATGTTATTGTTCCTGGCCCCATAAGGAGAAATTTACTGAGAAGTCTCAGACAACAATATTTCTTGGATCAACCTTGGCAAAGAGCTTCAGCAAAAAAaccttgggaattctgggattcataaaGAATGTGGAGTTAATGCTTCCCTGCTCCCTTCATAAGACTATGGTTCCCAAAGTTATCTGCTTGAGACCCAAATTTTAAACTCAGCTAAATGAGCATACCATAAATGTGCTGGCTTGCTTTAATTAAAATCTTGTCTTCTTGTCTGTTTTTCATGCTCTCCTTGCCTCCTGCTGGATCCTCCTGAGGAGAAGTTGGATGAAGTTTGTTCCATTTTTTAGCTACAAATGAACAGTGTGCACTTACATATTAACAACTCCCTTTGGAACCAATCTTGAGGACACTGTATTACTAGACTCCTGAACTTTTGATCTGCTCTACTTGCATCTGTTCCTTTTCACTTTGGAATCAATATATCTACACACCTTGAGCTCCATACTCCTGGTAGATCTCTCTGTGTTGAGAACTGAAGACGCAACTGTTCCACATTCCCCTGTGCAAGTTTGACTGGAGACAAACCAAAGAAATAAAGGTAAAGCAAGAATGGACAAATGTTAATGGTCTGCTGATGGACTACTGCTCCATTTCTGGTGAGCCTGCAGATTCCTAGAAAGCTAATAAAGTATTCTGGATGTTGACGGATTAGCAAGAATGCCTATTCACTCCGACTATTTAAGAGTGGTGCTCTTAAAGGAAATCcaagtgtattattattttattatatttatttgtatcctgctttttccgCAGAACTGGGATTCAGAGCAGCTCAACAGTATATAATTCACTCTCATTTTGTAATTTTAGAATATATTGGTGGCTCACAATGAGTCCAGTTCATCCTACAAGAAGAACATCTTGCATGACACAAGATTGACATCAGTCTGTTCCTTTAGTAAATGAATGGGTTTCTCTGAGCAGGAAGCATCAGCACCATGCGTCAAATATTACAAGGTAAGAGGAAAAACCATGCAGTGCTAATAGCTAGGCCTATTTAAAATTTATCTGACTGTTTagctatctatccatccatctatccagccATGTGAAGCAATTGCAATATAAAAACTGTGGTTGTGGTCAGAGGAGATGTTTGTAACAAGTCATTTTTCTCAGTCAGAAGTGTATAGTGAAGTTATGTGTCAAAATTAAGGGAAGGAATGGGAGCAAAGTTAGCCCACAGTGAGTaatgttatctagttcttgttaAAAATTACAGTCttccttccatatccatggattattttatccacagattcaagcatccatggttttaaaatattttaaaaatgtataaattccaatgtataaatttactatgccattgtggaaccaaatcccagaggatatcaagggcccattgtaatttgCAACAGCATTTAAAGGCATTTTTGAGGTATTTTGAGAGGGATTGTAACATACTATGTCACTCTCTGAGCAATCCTAAACAGTGATGGCTGGCAGGTCCCAtgtcagtgaatctgctccaggttttagtctgaaggAGTCTATTTTGGAGTTCTTATTTTTAAGgtgcttatttttcttttctaaagaaGGGATGAAAAACAATAAATGAAGCAACAAGGAACACAACAGGTAATTCAAGGAATGAAAAAGCATGAAACAGTAATAAGTAGTGTAAAGAGTGAGGTCACAAGTTACTTTTCAATCACTGCAGCAAGCACCAGCAACGAACTACTTTTCAAACAGAAGTAATGAGGATATATTGCTTTTACAACTacctaaggtctaatctgcactgcagaaataaagcagtttgacactgctttatccactgtggttcagtgctatgcaattctgggacttgaagttttgtgagatagctttctctgtcagagatctctggtgccacaacaaactacaaatcccagaattccatagcattgagccatggcataataataataataataataataataataataataataataataatatttatttgtataccgccctatggcaaaccaatccgggcggttgacaacagtaaaatataaaatataacaattaaaaacactttatccctcccccccttaagataccactggcagttaaagtggtatcaagctgcattagttttgcagtgcagattagatctaaGTAACCAAATAACTTTGCATACTTTTGTACTGCTTACTTGAACACTGATAGAATACTTggaatccattattattattagtagtagtagtagcagtaatattccaccttttctctaaAAGTGGGTCTCAAGAAGGCTTCATACAACTCATGACATTATTTTACCAGTCTCCGCCAACCCTATTGAATTACAATCAAGATGACAGCTAGGAAAATGAAAATGTAACAAACTGACTTTGTTCCTCAGAAGGAGACAATGAAATTACATGTCAAAACCAATGGAAGGAATGGGAGCAAAGTTAGCCCACAAAGTTAGTTTAAAGGGGTGTTTTAAAAAGTTTGGCGCTGCTCTCCAATGAATCCTTAGCCATGGTGGTGGGTAGCTCTCAGGTCAGTGCAACTGTGAATCACATCCATATTTTAGTTTAAAGGTACTCACCAAGAGGCAGAACTAAAACCTGTGGCAGATTACCTGTCTTAAggacataaaatcatagaatcataaagttggaagagacctcaaggactaTCCTGTCCATCGCTCTACtgtgcaggaacacagaatcaaagcactcctgacagatgaccactctgtttaaaaacttccaaagaatcatagaatcatagaattggaagagaccgcaagggccatccagtccaaccccctgccatgcaggaaatcacaatcaaagcatccccgacagatggccaaaggagactccatcacattctgGGTCAGTatctttcactgtcaaatagcttttactgtcaagaagttcttcctaatgttttggtgaaaTCTCTAAATTGACGATGACCCACCACCATTGATCTTAAggtgtgttatttttattttattttttaaggaagGGATGGCAAACAGTGAGAAGCAACAGGCAACCCAAAAAGTCATTAAAGGAACAGAAAATAATGAAACAggtccaagaacaaatcaagGCAGAACtcctcctagaagccaagatgactaaactgagcaggtttatttatttgcttgttcatttgttcatttgtttatttccagACTGCAGTACTACTACTCATTTGTGAGCAACTGGCAATCTCATAAGCTGCATCCAACCCACAAAGTGATTCTCATTGACCTCCACCAATGTATCAAGTTACAACAAGGTGCAGTAAACAAACTGGCCATGGCATTACTTCTAGTGAAATGAAAATGTctttggcctgaatcctattgatcaattccaactagaatagacccactgaagcatttgttgaatggtgagttagcacataagtaataataataataatagtaataataataataaactttatttatatcccacctctctgtccaTGACAGTTGAGGTGGCTTACAGTTAAAAGAATGCAAGAATAAGTGTATTTGTATGTACCATCAGTCATACAAcctatgacaaccccatgaattttatagggttttcttaggctaagaggtggttttgccattccttcctctgcaatatagtttatagcacctggcattcattggccatctcccatccaaggactaaccaaagctgaccctgctttgcttccatgaGCAGACatatctggtgtctttagggtagaTAAATCCTATTAATACACTGGGTCCACTTTGATTGGGATGAACAACAGGATTCAGTTCTCTGTCTACTACCATGggattggagccctggtggcgcagtggttaaatgcctgtactgcagccattcactcaaaaccacaaggttgcgagttcaagaccagcaaaagggctcaagctcgactcaggcttgcatccttccgaggtcgctaaaatgagtacccagactgttggggggcaaattagcttacttgctaattagcttacttgctgttcaccgctatgatctttggaatagcggtatataaataaaacaaattattattattattattattattattattattattattattttactgattCCTCTTCTTGCAGTGTGTACCAGTGAGGTCTGGATTGACTGTATGGAAGAGGAAAATAACTCCACAGTGAGTGAGTTCATCTTTGGGGGACTGGCCACTAACCTAGAAACAAAGCTCTTCTTCTTTGCAATCTTCTTGGCAGTCTATGGGGCAACTGTGCTTGGCAACCTCTTGATTGTGGGCATTGTGGCTTATGAACCTCTCCTCCACACCCCCATGTACTTCCTCTTGGGGAACCTCTCATTTTTGGATTTCTGCTATTCCTCCATAACTGCCCCCAAAATGTTGCTTGGCTTCTTACTGAGGACCAACACCATCACTTATAGAGGCTGCATATCTCAGATCTTCTTCTTCCACTTCATTGGTGGCATCAAGATCTTTCTTCTCACCATCATGGCTTATGACCGCTATGTTGCTATCTTCTATCCTTTACGTTATATGGCCATAATGAATGGAACTTTATGTGTTGGGCTGCTGTGTGCTTCCTGGGTTGGGGGCTTTGTACACTCTATTGTCCAAGTGGGCATCATCATCCAGCTGCCCTTCTGTGGACCCAACAAGCTGGATAATTTCTATTGTGATGTTCCCCAAGTAGTCAAACTTTCTTGCACTAATACTTTTGTGGTGGAACTACTCATGGTGTCTAACAGTGGCCTGGTGA from Sceloporus undulatus isolate JIND9_A2432 ecotype Alabama chromosome 6, SceUnd_v1.1, whole genome shotgun sequence carries:
- the LOC121933835 gene encoding olfactory receptor 4Q3-like gives rise to the protein MNGTTISEFILLGFPFSCTLQAYLSALVLACYIIILLGNCLILATVLSQPQLQHSPMFLFLSNLSLADLTIGSVAAPKLATDLFNCGHTISYGSCQAQLFFLHAFGGAEMLLLTLMAYDRYVAICYPLWYTAIMTWQRCLKLLLVCWAGGLLHSTIQMAMVAHLSFCGPNVLDNFYCDVPQVVRLACMDTYIFEVLMVVNSSFLTLPCFLILLLSYVTILATLYGHFAKGGSAGRALSTCSSHLMVVSLFYVPCVIVYVKPLSTSHMNKMVAVFYLVATPALNPFIYTLRNQEIKEAMMKLKHKYKLHLVHQKESV
- the LOC121933837 gene encoding olfactory receptor 4D5-like: MEEENNSTVSEFIFGGLATNLETKLFFFAIFLAVYGATVLGNLLIVGIVAYEPLLHTPMYFLLGNLSFLDFCYSSITAPKMLLGFLLRTNTITYRGCISQIFFFHFIGGIKIFLLTIMAYDRYVAIFYPLRYMAIMNGTLCVGLLCASWVGGFVHSIVQVGIIIQLPFCGPNKLDNFYCDVPQVVKLSCTNTFVVELLMVSNSGLVTLMCFIVLLVSYSILLAKLRAGSATGLSKAISTCVSHIIVVTLIFGPCVYIYLRPFRTFPMDKAVSVLYTVITPVLNPFIYTLRNNDFKMALAKLIGKKAKLTP